One Bacteroidota bacterium DNA window includes the following coding sequences:
- a CDS encoding Hpt domain-containing protein, whose protein sequence is MQEEKLYNLLNLTNMIGTEKESIQEFVKIFIKLANETLEDINSNFDKKNYVKVGELAHKLKASIDIIGISSLKNNIREIENNGKEETNIDKIPNLIEKLNDVINKTIVQLEKDIL, encoded by the coding sequence ATGCAAGAAGAAAAACTTTATAATCTCCTAAACTTAACAAACATGATTGGAACAGAAAAAGAATCTATCCAAGAATTTGTTAAAATATTTATAAAACTTGCTAATGAAACTTTAGAAGATATCAATTCAAATTTTGATAAAAAAAACTATGTTAAAGTTGGAGAATTGGCACATAAATTAAAAGCATCAATTGACATAATCGGTATAAGCTCACTTAAAAATAATATTCGAGAAATCGAAAATAATGGAAAAGAAGAAACAAATATTGATAAAATTCCAAATTTGATTGAAAAATTGAATGATGTTATTAATAAAACAATAGTTCAGTTAGAGAAAGACATACTTTAG
- a CDS encoding response regulator: MKNQTLNKNPLIFVVDDDPIYHKLLKYNLNIDNYNNIKSFNSGEDCIQNIKLAPDVVILDYEMDGMNGIQTLQKIKKFNKDIKVILFSAQEKMNIVSKSLKFGASYYIQKNEHAYNKIKSFMNILFNDNQM, encoded by the coding sequence ATGAAAAATCAAACTTTAAATAAAAACCCTTTAATATTTGTTGTAGATGATGATCCTATTTATCATAAATTATTAAAATATAATCTAAACATTGATAATTATAATAATATCAAATCTTTTAATTCAGGAGAGGATTGTATTCAAAATATAAAGTTGGCACCTGATGTTGTAATTTTAGATTATGAAATGGATGGAATGAACGGTATTCAAACATTACAAAAAATCAAAAAATTTAATAAAGATATTAAAGTTATACTTTTTTCTGCTCAAGAGAAAATGAACATTGTATCTAAGTCATTAAAATTTGGTGCTTCATATTATATTCAAAAAAATGAACATGCTTATAACAAAATCAAGTCATT
- a CDS encoding sigma-54 dependent transcriptional regulator translates to MSAFKIFIVEDDIMYGEILEFNLKLNPDYEIERFTTGKEVLKNLYKNPSAISLDYSLPDMTGHEVLEKIQKSNPEIPVIVVSGQESVNTAVDMLKKGAYEYIVKDEDTKDRLWNTLNKIRENTKLKQEISDLKDEIGKKYEFNKVIKGNSPQIKNVFKLMEKAIKTNITISLTGETGTGKEIVAKAIHYNSKRSKKPFIAFNVSAVHNDLMESELFGHEKGAFTGANSRRIGKFEEASKGTIFLDEIAEMNTNMQTKLLRVIQEKELTRVGSNSVIKIDARIIVATHKNLVDEVKKGNFREDLFFRLLGLPIEIPPLRDRGNDILILAKHFIDDFCKENEMEKISILPKAQEKLMSYAFPGNVRELKAIMELSAVMSSNTSIEEDDISFNSTRSMSNFMLEENTLKIYTIKIIKHYLNKYDNNILKVAEILDIGKSTIYRMLKNNEIK, encoded by the coding sequence ATGTCAGCATTTAAAATTTTCATTGTAGAAGATGATATTATGTATGGTGAAATTTTGGAATTTAACCTGAAACTCAATCCTGATTATGAAATAGAAAGATTTACAACAGGAAAAGAAGTTCTTAAAAATCTTTACAAAAATCCATCAGCAATTTCACTTGATTATTCATTACCTGACATGACAGGACATGAAGTTTTAGAAAAAATACAAAAAAGTAATCCTGAAATCCCTGTGATTGTTGTGTCAGGACAAGAATCTGTTAACACAGCAGTTGATATGTTAAAAAAAGGAGCTTATGAATATATAGTAAAAGATGAAGATACTAAAGATAGGCTTTGGAATACATTAAACAAAATTCGCGAAAACACTAAGTTAAAACAAGAAATATCAGACCTAAAAGATGAGATAGGGAAAAAATATGAATTCAATAAAGTTATAAAAGGTAATAGCCCTCAAATTAAAAATGTATTTAAATTAATGGAAAAGGCTATAAAAACCAATATAACTATTTCACTTACAGGCGAAACAGGTACAGGAAAAGAAATTGTTGCAAAAGCTATACATTATAATTCCAAAAGAAGTAAAAAGCCATTTATTGCTTTTAATGTTTCTGCCGTTCATAATGACCTTATGGAGAGTGAACTTTTCGGACACGAAAAAGGAGCATTTACAGGAGCAAATTCAAGAAGAATTGGTAAGTTTGAAGAAGCAAGTAAAGGGACTATTTTTCTTGATGAAATTGCAGAAATGAATACTAATATGCAAACAAAGTTGTTACGTGTCATTCAAGAAAAAGAATTGACTAGAGTTGGTAGTAATTCTGTAATAAAAATTGATGCACGAATAATTGTGGCAACTCATAAAAACCTTGTTGATGAAGTTAAAAAGGGGAATTTTAGAGAAGATCTTTTCTTTAGACTTTTAGGACTTCCTATTGAAATACCTCCATTGCGTGATCGTGGTAATGATATTTTAATTCTTGCGAAACATTTTATTGATGATTTTTGTAAAGAGAATGAAATGGAAAAAATATCTATTTTACCAAAAGCTCAAGAAAAACTTATGAGTTATGCTTTCCCCGGTAACGTTAGAGAACTAAAAGCTATAATGGAACTTTCAGCAGTAATGAGCTCAAATACGAGCATTGAGGAAGATGATATATCCTTTAATTCAACAAGATCAATGTCTAATTTTATGCTTGAAGAAAATACTTTGAAAATCTATACAATTAAAATAATCAAGCATTATTTAAACAAATATGATAATAACATTTTGAAAGTTGCAGAAATATTAGATATTGGCAAATCAACTATTTACAGAATGCTAAAAAATAATGAAATCAAATAA
- a CDS encoding FISUMP domain-containing protein, whose product MRHKKFKLIVLLLLGFGLMGCQTTRTFTDSRDSKVYKTIKIGEQWWMSENLAYAPSNGNYWAYDNNDANVETYGYLYDWETAKKVCPTGWHLPTDDEWKELEMTLGMSQAEADDTGGRGTDEGSKLAGNAGLWTGGGLENDSDFGTSGFTALPGGCRDEDGVFYSIGNSGYWWSATEDDADYAWNRLLYYYNSYVSRDYDSEELGISVRCLRD is encoded by the coding sequence ATGCGACACAAAAAGTTTAAATTAATTGTCCTACTCTTGTTGGGGTTTGGTTTGATGGGATGTCAAACAACCAGAACCTTTACCGATTCCCGTGATAGCAAGGTATATAAAACCATAAAAATTGGAGAACAATGGTGGATGTCAGAGAACCTCGCTTATGCACCATCAAACGGAAACTATTGGGCTTACGATAATAATGATGCAAATGTAGAAACTTACGGTTATCTATACGACTGGGAAACGGCAAAGAAAGTTTGCCCCACTGGCTGGCATTTACCAACTGATGATGAGTGGAAGGAATTGGAAATGACACTCGGCATGTCACAGGCAGAGGCTGATGATACAGGTGGGCGGGGCACAGACGAAGGTAGCAAATTGGCAGGTAATGCAGGTTTATGGACTGGTGGAGGATTAGAAAACGATTCAGATTTTGGCACATCTGGTTTTACAGCCCTTCCGGGTGGCTGCCGTGACGAGGATGGAGTGTTCTACAGTATTGGAAACAGCGGTTACTGGTGGAGTGCGACTGAGGACGATGCCGATTATGCCTGGAACCGGCTACTGTATTACTATAACAGCTATGTAAGCAGAGACTACGACAGTGAGGAGTTGGGCATCTCTGTTCGTTGCTTGAGGGATTAA
- a CDS encoding sulfite exporter TauE/SafE family protein has product MTEEIKILSLSVASIAFLHTLMGPDHYLPFIVLSKARKWSWIKTTWITIVCGIGHVGSSIAIALIGVALGFGISKINGIEGLRGNLAAWAFVIFGLIYFLWGLWRVYNKKTHKHIHLHKKGHIHAHSHTHEDEHNHTHNKNLTPWILFTIFVLGPCEPLIAIVVYPASEGNTLGLITVIAVFSFVTILTMLSIVLLAFFGINFLPLKKFEKYTHAIAGATILLSGLAILFLGL; this is encoded by the coding sequence ATGACAGAAGAAATTAAAATATTAAGTTTATCAGTAGCTTCTATTGCATTTTTACATACTTTAATGGGACCCGATCATTATTTGCCATTTATTGTTTTATCAAAAGCACGAAAATGGTCATGGATAAAAACCACATGGATAACAATTGTTTGTGGTATTGGGCATGTAGGAAGTTCTATTGCAATAGCATTAATTGGAGTTGCTCTTGGTTTTGGAATTTCAAAAATAAATGGAATTGAAGGATTAAGAGGTAATTTGGCGGCATGGGCATTTGTAATTTTTGGGCTTATTTATTTCTTATGGGGCTTATGGAGAGTTTATAATAAAAAAACTCACAAGCATATTCATTTACATAAAAAAGGACATATTCATGCCCATTCTCACACGCATGAAGACGAGCATAATCATACTCATAATAAAAATTTGACACCATGGATATTATTTACAATCTTTGTATTGGGACCTTGTGAACCTTTAATTGCAATTGTTGTGTATCCTGCTTCTGAGGGTAATACTTTAGGATTGATAACAGTTATTGCAGTATTCTCATTTGTAACAATACTTACAATGCTAAGCATTGTTTTACTTGCCTTTTTTGGAATCAATTTCCTTCCTTTAAAAAAGTTTGAAAAATATACTCATGCTATTGCCGGTGCAACAATTTTGTTGAGCGGTTTGGCTATTTTATTTCTTGGTTTGTAA